Part of the Temnothorax longispinosus isolate EJ_2023e chromosome 5, Tlon_JGU_v1, whole genome shotgun sequence genome is shown below.
GCGGAACGACGCGGAGCACGCGGCGTCGCGACTCCTTCAAATTTGCatgaaaaattcatgttaCCCGCTTTTATATTACAGAGAAAAGTACTTTTCCTTCCCACGGGTACGACCTTGGCGAGGTGGGAAGGCTCCAGTACCCAGTACGAGGATTTTACCCAAGCAAAACTCTTGTTCTGCTtggataaaaattcaaagacgGGGAAGCTAACGTACCCTCGTCCGCCGATTTAATTGAATGAACGAACCGCAGCCGGTTCGTCGCGTTTGCTTCGGGAGTGCCGTTCAAGTAATCGGACTAAAGGACTTTTCTAAACGGGAGTGCCGTACAgtatcgcgcgagaaagacttttaatgaaattagtCCGCGCGCGATTGTAGTTTATTATCCGCGAGTGTTTCTCGCGAGTGTCCTGTGCGGTGAGACGATGAAGCCTAAGTATcccctgagaggaggaggtggcctgggagaggcatcgggcaccggcggagcaaccttggggtGAGTATCATCTCTTTATATCtgcgtaaaattaaaatagttcttttttatttattcgaattgttttatctcgataaattaaaaataattagagaaaaagattatctaaaattttactctTATAAAGATCGTTTTCGGTGAACACAGATAATTGTgttgctaaatattttattgaaaaacaaattagttgcgcgtaaaaattatattttggaaaatgttgattattttgaacgcttctttaatttgaatcttATGTTTGTATGTTACAGAGTATCATCGTAGCTATGCGGCTGATAACTCCGCccgttgcgcatcggccggtgagtgacgaatttttttttataatagggTAACGAATCTGTGTGAATATATTAGattgtacattatttatgtattattcccATCTAATAATGCAGATAAATGCGACTTGTCACAGATCCGTTGCCCTCTGAAATGGATAGACTATAAATCAGACTaggttaaataattaatcctgGAACTCTatcatttatcaatttattgtgCTTATGCGAGAATGCTCTCGCGTTAGCACATGTCGAGTTCACAACAGAGCTCGTTATGTCGATGCATCGTTTATTTGATGCAGCgtctaatatttattgcatagTACACTAACCGCCAAGTGTACCCTATAGATGATTCATTggaattttgaaatacatattttattgtcaaGTATCTATATTCGTTATCaattaactaaatttattaaattaattacattttcaaatttgtttttaaaataattattgaaaaatagacatagaaaaagagataaagaataaaaataaaattttacaagaaatagaatattttttttatatgtgctGTCTCATATCACTTGAGTTTTCTTTTGACGTTTATTTTTCGGAGAAATaaggttttaaaaatatttctaaatattttttagatatacctacaataataataataattttctacagATAGGCAATAGATAGAGATAGCTTACGTGTaattcaagaaataaaaaataataagagaaatatctgtaaataaagaatagatagattcaataaaataaaattaatcaaactattatatatatatatacatataaaaaaagttattgttacaacaatttgtatttttttacaaataattttttttccctttttctttcctccaggattaaatattacaaaaattggtGCAAGAAAgcaaaatgtataaacaaatttaacatGGATGTATCACGGATGATCGAGTGAAAAAGATCAAAAGATATTTTAGTTCACGTTTCACATATTCTTCTGaagaatcttattatatataaactaacaATCACATTAatgattgttaaaaaattgcatatttatttttatttatatatacatatatataacgcgctaattttatcttaatcttTTATAGTCTATCTATCAAATAGCTTGAGTTATTTGCatcaataaatgaaataaaatgacatGAGATCCAATAAATATTCCGTCGCGGGAcagaataatttctttatatagaaATGTCTCAAAACTGatagtttttatatcaattttactaaaatgcataatataatGTGAAATGacacatatttcatatatcgtattaaatgtaattttaataacattttgcaataaaataacgagatatttatatgaatatacatgatatatgtgaaaatttataaagacaaATGTCACATGCGCGAGAATACGataaattcattatattgattattgcTTGATACTTTTTGTGTGAATATATTGCtttggaaattattatctGTTTTGGATCTCACGTCATTCATTCTCGCGGTTCGGTTCGCTGTTCGCGATTTGGATTgcactaaaatttttttgtctatgtattaatttattgatcgaGTGatcagttaatttttaaatttcggttgttttatgtttttacattatagtatttaaatttatatattcgcgCTCGAGATTAAACGCGACGATTTTGATTAGAGAGAGAATGCggtttatagtttatataaaaaaataagaaaaagggAGAAGTCTGAGTTAGAGAGGTTTATCGATATtcggtattaaaaaaatctttatttgaccttctattctttttctattcgaAATTTcgtatcaatataaaatagaaaagaaagtaTTATCGACTTTTTTCGATactacttattttatattttatattgatatacgaaatttcaaataaaaaagaatagaaggtcaaataaagattttttaataataaataaaaaaaatttaaatcaacgCTACGTGGCTCAACAACTCCGCCCGTTGCACATCGGCGTGGTGagtcagaattttttttattgaaataacaaaTCTACGATTAGTCAGATATAGAGCCATTGTATCTCGGAACATATCGacgcttatatatataaattaattaagtcaGGGCTTTAGGAAGTCGCGTCCGCGTCGCGTATACGTCTTCCCCGGGAACGCCGCCGCGGTGCCGGGTGGAAGATCCATCATGCCACGCGCCACGtcaaatctgcacatacacatatatacgtacggaCATGCGATTTAATGCAACacttcgacattttagaacactctgaacatattaacttccgcaaatttggagatatctatctaattttaattttattatatttttcagtcttttctacccctatttcatatacaattcttttaaattcggttgattagacttagctttatatgcgatcaaagttatggatctttgatcgcgtataaagctgggtctaatcaaccaaatcttaaaaaattatatatgaaataggggtagaaaagactgagaaatataataaagttagaaatagatcgatatcttcaaatttgcggaagttacaGTAAACACGGACatcaaatctgcacatacacatatatacgtacggaCATGCGATTTAATGCAACacttcgacattttagaacactctgaccatattaacttccgcaaatttggagatatctatctaattttaattttattatatttttcagtcttttctacccctatttcatatacaattcttttaaattcggttgattagacttagctttatatgcgatcaaagttatggatctttgatcgcgtataaagctgggtctaatcaaccaaatcttaaaaaattatatatgaaataggggtagaaaagactgagaaatataataaagttagaaatagatcgatatcttcaaatttgcggaagttacaGTAAACACGGACatcaaatctgcacatacacatatatacgtacggacatgcaattttaatgcaatacttcgacattttagaacactctgagcatattaacttccgcaaatttggagatatctatctaattttaattttattatatttttcagtcttttctacccctatttcatatataattttttaagatttggttgattagacccagctttatacgcgatcaaagatccataactttgatcgcatataaagctgggtctaatcaaccaaatcttaaaaaattatatatgaaataggggtagaaaagactgagaaatataataaaatatagaaatatggaTAAGCGgggaatatatacatattatacatagagaTATTATACTTTGGGTAGGTAGGAACACGAAGGGATTGTAATAACTCGTACTGTTAattatatggaggggtaaaagccatagtggtataagtcaaattttttaaaatattgactcgtgtgcatagatgcaatctatacaatatataaattgcatctatgcatacaagacaatattttaaataatttgacttacaccactatggcttttacccctttatatgtaacattatttataagaaaattattgtaataaggAATTATAAGGAAAcgtgtaataaatttgaaattgtatGATACTAATGCCGGATATATTATACGAAATCAACAGAAGGCGATTAAGATAATAACGGTGTTTATTCTTTATCTATAgaatttcacattttaaaaattatcgttaattattataaacttcaCATAAATGTGAAGGTTTGAATCAACGCTCAAATAATAGCTTCTTGCTTgcaaaatttgacatttatctgaaaattaaaattataaaattacgattatatttttcaaaattatgagatacaagattcgtaataattttgaagaatgtaatcttaattttgtaattttaattatcgtaattcattattaattggAATACGCAAGATGAAAgcgcggccgccgcggccaGAATATCCCCTCCAgctggctagttcggacacgaaccattagcacggacgcaaaccatgtgcgatTACCGAGCGATacgacgtagttgagttgcactttctcaggcggcgcgtcggaaaatgcaaCACAGCAACACACGAAAAaggccgggatggcctctctcaggtttctctctggcaGGAGTCATAATGAAATGACCCAATCAGAATCTTGGATTCTGTCTCTAGCTGTTTCTAGCAAAAATCTGggaaatttgtttttgttgaaaatttttggaggatTTAGAATGATGTGGCAACCGTGGTTATCATTTCTGTTGTCTTCTAGTACTTCTAGTCACTAGTCAGTATGCGATGCGTGAATGAACAGTGACGAGAGTAGTTAGgtacttttttattgttaaatgatgaaaagataatttattaaagtgaaataaaaatggtcGTTTCGTAAAACAGGTAACATTTTagaacaaaaacattttttaatatttactatgaAAATGTTTCCATTTATTTACTTGTTATATTTCTGTTTGCAACAGTTGGGACGTTTCGGACGCAACGAGGGCAAATATGTAAAATCTAGAAATAACATTTGCTGCATCCTCATTTTTTCATTCATCTTTGCTGTACGCTTGAGAGCtgagattaaataatataaagaagatGAATTTTGGCGTTGATTGGGAGACTGAACATCGACGTATTTTGCTGGATGGAAATGCAGCGTTGGAACGTTCGGCGCAGTCGGTCGCTAGATCGCAAGCTGTTGCAGCGGAGAGTGAGCAGATTGGCACGGAAGTGATCTCCGAATTGGGCGAACAGAGAGATCGTCTCTTGCGAGCAAAACGGAGATTGTCACAAACGGACGAGGAATTGAATAAAACgcgaaaaattttgaatgttaTGCGATTGAAAGTTCTGACAAACAAAATTGTGCTAATCTTGATTATATTACTAGAATTAGTCATTCTTGGTATAATTGTATACTTGAAATTCTTTCATAAATAATCTGCCTATTATGTTGAGCTTACAGTAAAGCTGAGAAGgaataatattgtacatataacatatatacattaatatactatatatattcatgATTAATAGAGCTATGGTTAAGCACACGttctgtaaaattaattaaataaatgtgtaaatttttGAGTAAGGTTTTCTACAAgtggaatttttttacagctattgaaaaaattcaataacacaggaaattattttaaaatatattacattgtaattgtaattgaaCACATAACGGCACATAGCGAGAAAACGGAATACGTCCGATCGAAATCCATTCACGTGCCAAgattctaataatataatcacgTGATAGTGAATTATAGAGCATTAGAGCACGGAgcaatattgaattatttattgctcACTTCATATTCAGTATACATTCCATTTTTTCATTAACCTGTCGTTACACACGAGCGAAAACAAATCCTTAAAAATGGTTATTCCGCACGACGAcgaatattatcaaaataggATCCCCGAGCCTGACTTGGGAGcgcttcaaaattttttgcgatttgTTTGGAATCCAGAGAGGAAACAGTTGCTCGGCAGAAGTGGGAAGGAATGGGGTACGTATTGAGAGATGcacttttttcaattattagtCGTTGGTTGTAGACGTATCTTATTGTTCGCGTGAATAGCTTTGCTGGGCCTCTTCTACTTGTGTTTCTTCACCGTATTGGGTTCCTTGTTTGCGTTGCAAATGTGGATCAGTATCGAGTACGCTTCGAAACTAGAAAGGCCGTTTTTCCTTTATAGTGGCTTGTCGCCTAGATCTTACTTCGGCGTCACGTTTCCACTTTTTCGTCACGTAGATTTTGGTAGTCCAggtaaatgtttttaataacaaaccacgaaatgtttcaattttgatGTATATTTGTGATATTTACGTGATATATTCTTTCTAAACAGGAATTGCGTTTAAaccgaatattttattacctaCAAAATCTCCTATTATTTGGATAGATAACTCTAGTGCAAACGCTCGTCCGAAAAGATACGTGCAAGCCCTGAGCGACTTTTTGCAAGGTATGAACACcagataaaaacaaataatatgtaCGAgccgtaataaaaataaaaatagaaagaaaagtaacttttttttttatttcagagtacaataaaagtaaagagaattataaaacGGTTGCGGAATGCAGTGATGGGGTATCGATCGTATCCAGTATGAAACCTTGTTTTTTCGATATTGAAAGTCTTGGCGTTTGCGGACAACCTCCGTACGGATATACAGATCCATTGCAGCCATGTGTCCTCATTAAGTTTAATAAAGTAACGTATTGTCTTGTTCCTGTGTATTTGCTAAGAAAGATATTCTcttgattaatttttgttattagctcaaatttttaaaaattcttttatacattaattatattgcagAGATTTAATTGGGTACCACGTCCTTACAATAAATCGTCCCTATTACCAGAGAACATGCCACACACGTTGCAAGAAGCTGTGCACGTTTCAAACAAGGTTtgatttaaagtatttaaaccTATCGTCTAAATATCTATCATATAGTCAATCTATCTATcgtaataattcttatttattgattGTGACTAAAGTTTACATAAACATTATGTCTACATGtctcgataaataatattttattttaattacttatacatatatatacagggtgtttcagGGTTAAATGTCCTAACTTAAAATATGAACTTAGAGGACCtcaaaacaagaaaaaattttcctctGCAGGTATGCCCGTAAACGCTTTGTTTAAGAGATATTGAcatctaaacatttttatttaaaaaatttataaaattgttattaggttataataaataatttaataatgtactTCAACTACTTTATTactagaaaatatgaaaatttttacatacgtataaattttgttcaagTGGACATTGAgagctagagagagagagacaggctTGGCATTTTTCTATTACGGCAGTTGTGGCAGAGCGGCACTGCAGAGTAGCTGTTATTGTTTCACATGCTTGAATAATTCTTTGTTGTAAAGAATTAATGTCATTAACCGACCTTTCGTAGACTTTTTGTTTAATAGTATCTCAAGTAAAAAATCCAACGGCATCAAATCTGGAGAGCGTGCAGGCCAAGCCACAGGTCCTGACATTAATTCTTTACAACGAAGAATTATTTAAGCATGTGAAACAATAACATCAGCTACTCATCAGTGACGTCCTGCCACTGCTGCTGGGATAGAAAGATGCCAAGCCTATCTCAAAATGTTAAATTCAAGGCCGTCATTTTGAACATTTATacgtatgtaaaaattttcatattttctagtAATGAAGTAGTTGAAGCatactattaaattatttattataacctgataacaatttcataaaattttacaatgaaaatgtttaaatgtCAATATCTCTTAAACAAAGCGTTTACGGGCATACCTCCagaggaaaattttttcttcttttgagGTCCTAAGTTTGTATTATAAGTTAGAACATTTAACCCCGAAACACCCTagctgtatatataaattgcaagaattttcatgattttctCATTTCTAACGTCATTAGTCCAAGATAGCTGTAATGAATGAATAAGATTCAATTAATTACTGAGAAAATCGCAAAATTGTAGaggattttttaaagtttaatccGTTTTACTGGTTCACGACGGGTGATATGGTTAACACTAGACATCttgtgtatacgtatatatacaccgcaataatttattttataacaattaaatagtttCAAATCTGGTTATGGTGCGACGGAGTAAATAACGTTGATAAAGAGCACGTCGGAGAAATTGAGTATTTACCGAGTCCTGGTTTTCCTGTGCAATATTTTCCGTTTGTGGGACAACCAGATTATTTGGCACCGGTGGTCGCGctacgttttaaaaatgtcacaTGTAAACCACTACGATATGTATGattcagaaaattatattttctcaagcgttttacaaatagaaaatatctaagaaactcattatctaaaattctaaaaactattattttacaaatgtattatTCATATACAGGGTGGTAGTTCAGTAttctaaaagattttaagAAGTAATTCCTCACACAAATTTAAGACGAAAactttatatgattatatgtcCAAAACGGcttagttttaaaaataaaaggtatCAAAGTTGAATTAAGgaacgttatttttaaaaatttcgaaaatcacTCGGGttattttgatgaaactttgtATATGTTTGAAAGACAtgaaaactgattttttgggGCCATACATtagtttttattcaattagGGGCGGACTCAAGGATAAGCGagtactctttttttttacgaaaaaaaactgATACGCTACTGATTTATTCAAGTTTGAgacttttttatgataaatggaATAAAAGTCTATGTCCCATTTATCATAAGAAAGTttcaaacttaaaaaaatcagtGATGTACGagattttttcgtaaaaaaaaataccggCTTATCCTTTTGGATCCGCccttaattgaataaaaaataatgtacgtTCCCAAAGGATCAGTCTTCATCTCCTTCAATCTAcacaaagtttcatcaaaataaCGCGAGTggttttagaaatttttggaaataatgtaatttttctttcaactttGACATCTCATACTTTGactctatttttaaaactaaacCGTTTCGGATGGTTATGGTTATGGTTATATGTATGTGGTTTTCGTCTTGAATTGTGTGAGGAATCACcctttaaaatcttttagagTACTTAACTACCTttcagtatatatttaaataatccaaTCAATTTCATGAACagctatataataaattgaagtTGTATTGTCcacaaatcatttttatatacggagtgctttaaaaaaagtaattttttttagaggaACAGAGTGATAACACAAGATATCATaataacaaatgtatttt
Proteins encoded:
- the Vti1b gene encoding vesicle transport through interaction with t-SNAREs homolog 1B, whose amino-acid sequence is MNFGVDWETEHRRILLDGNAALERSAQSVARSQAVAAESEQIGTEVISELGEQRDRLLRAKRRLSQTDEELNKTRKILNVMRLKVLTNKIVLILIILLELVILGIIVYLKFFHK
- the LOC139813863 gene encoding sodium/potassium-transporting ATPase subunit beta-1-like codes for the protein MVIPHDDEYYQNRIPEPDLGALQNFLRFVWNPERKQLLGRSGKEWALLGLFYLCFFTVLGSLFALQMWISIEYASKLERPFFLYSGLSPRSYFGVTFPLFRHVDFGSPGIAFKPNILLPTKSPIIWIDNSSANARPKRYVQALSDFLQEYNKSKENYKTVAECSDGVSIVSSMKPCFFDIESLGVCGQPPYGYTDPLQPCVLIKFNKRFNWVPRPYNKSSLLPENMPHTLQEAVHVSNKFQIWLWCDGVNNVDKEHVGEIEYLPSPGFPVQYFPFVGQPDYLAPVVALRFKNVTSFRLVTVECSLWALNINKDAQNALDFQIILGEL